The region AAGACATGCCAGGGCCAAGGCACAACGGACGAGGAGGACAGAGTCAGAGCAGGCTCAGGTGAGGCTGAGTGTCCCCCAGCTGCTCACAATCTCTGTAAAGTGTGGATCCTGAGGGTGGCAGAAGagccctgaggctcagagccttGAGAGGCCTCTTAAGGATCAGATGATGACGTGTGCAATGGGTCCCAGTTCCTCAGCTATACAATTTGGTTCTTTCCTCCTTATACCCCCAGATTCTTGAGTAATGTCCCAGGAGAagactggggaggagggggggagcGGGCTGAAATGTGTTCCCCTAGTGACATGagagcccctctccccactctaTTTCCCTCCCCCTGTGTATCCCTCCCTCACACTGAGCTCAGCTTCACCATACCAGCACCCCAGGCTTGGGCTACAGGCCCTTGGCGGGCCTTGGGAAGCTCCAGTAGAAGATGGCGTCCACCAAGAAGGAGGGCATGTAGCTCATGGGGAGGTAGAAGAGCTTGGCATCCCAGCCAGCTGAGTATCGGGTGCGGGGGTGGCAGGCGGTCAGGGCATGTTCCATGCAGTCTGTCACCAAGGACACAGCCTGAGACCACTTTGGCACCAAGATTTTAGTTGATTTTATGACTGTCAAGAAGGAGACACCatccaaatatattttcacttcccAATAACCCTGCTTTGGGATCAATTTAACAGAAAAGATTGTAAAACTTCCGGGGCTCCCCCAAATCGCGCTCCAAATGGAATTCAGGGAATCATTAGAGCGTGTCCCAACTCTTACCCCAGGAACATTCTCCACGCTAAGCCCTCTCTCACTGTATCCTGGGAATACAGTCATGCTCTGCTTAACTGCCTTCTTATCTACGACAATGCTCTcataagattagtcccatatAGCCTGGCTGTGTGGTAGGCTATGctatttaggtttgtgtaagtagactctatgatgtttgcacggCAACAAAAGGATCTAACAgcagccagccccgtggctgagtggttaagttctcacactccgcttcCGTGGCGCAGGgttccaccagttcagatcctgggttcagacatggcactgctcatcaagccatgctgaggtggcatcccacatagcagagccagaaggacctacaactagaatatacaagtatatactggggggctttggggagaagacgcaaaaaaaaggaacattggcaacagatgttggctctggggaccatcttttttaaaaaaaaggggggcctAACAGCACATTTCTCAAAACCTACCCTCATCTTTAAATGACTCATGGCTGTATGTGCACTGCATAAGCTGGAGATCTCTACAAACACTGGAAATCTAGGCACCTGAAACCCAGCTGCT is a window of Equus quagga isolate Etosha38 unplaced genomic scaffold, UCLA_HA_Equagga_1.0 54440_RagTag, whole genome shotgun sequence DNA encoding:
- the LOC124233952 gene encoding retinol dehydrogenase 16-like; translated protein: RELSHFGVKVAIIEPGSFKTSLTNNNRISQSFREAWDHASPEVKEIYGEKFSASFIKSTKILVPKWSQAVSLVTDCMEHALTACHPRTRYSAGWDAKLFYLPMSYMPSFLVDAIFYWSFPRPAKGL